In Cryptomeria japonica chromosome 10, Sugi_1.0, whole genome shotgun sequence, a genomic segment contains:
- the LOC131073342 gene encoding LOW QUALITY PROTEIN: MDIS1-interacting receptor like kinase 2 (The sequence of the model RefSeq protein was modified relative to this genomic sequence to represent the inferred CDS: deleted 2 bases in 1 codon) — protein sequence MGSVMQLLALLSVYALCLFRVSADAQCNGAERKALLKIKAAITQDPAGVLNSWGRVPDCCNGNWKGVGCDVNTGNVTMINLSPPISNATLYMAGTLSKSIGDLTELVFLRLTMWQKITGKIPNSIAPLQNLNQLNLSENDFIGKLPSWIASLRKLTELSLGGNRLRGIIPPAITTMSNLEGLELEGHRITGTIPSAMGNLSRLYIVRLNNNLLYGSLPESISSIQPLYLLDVSYNGLVGSIPSSYGNLSSLIWLYLNNNKLTYTIPSSLGRPRKLARLELEDNQLTGYIPASLGNLSMLSYLDLSRNFLEGPIPASFSLLTYLFTFKVSGNRLTNPPPSLPSLPPFLDLSSNEFKLGNSIPTWISNSSYGVEISLAGCGIDMRLEDWTATPFFILLDLSANNIRGRAVEFSEATTFLRHANLSNNQLSYDFSSGVNFSRWLQTLDLHSNKLYGSIPASIARLTDLKTLDRSKNGLSGKIPGEMLNLRNLSQLNVSYNNLCGEIPQGKPLNEFPVSSYSQNKCLCGLPLGPC from the exons ATGGGCTCTGTAATGCAGCTCTTAGCGTTGCTTTCAGTGTATGCTCTGTGTTTATTTCGAGTCTCAGCAGACGCGCAATGCAACGGAGCAGAAAGAAAAGCCCTGCTGAAAATCAAGGCAGCCATAACACAAGACCCGGCTGGCGTCCTGAACTCGTGGGGAAGAGTACCCGACTGCTGCAACGGCAATTGGAAGGGAGTGGGCTGTGATGTCAACACTGGCAACGTAACAATGATCAATCTGTCCCCCCCGATC TCCAACGCCACCCTGTACATGGCCGGTACGCTCTCCAAATCCATCGGCGATCTCACGGAGCTTGTCTTCCTCCGTCTTACGATGTGGCAAAAAATCACCGGAAAAATTCCCAATTCAATCGCCCCCCTTCAAAATCTCAACCAGCTCAATCTATCGGAAAACGATTTCATCGGCAAACTGCCGTCATGGATAGCCAGTCTGAGAAAGCTGACGGAACTCAGCCTGGGCGGGAACAGGCTACGGGGGATCATCCCACCGGCCATTACAACGATGAGCAACCTGGAGGGGCTGGAACTCGAAGGACACCGGATAACCGGCACAATCCCCTCGGCAATGGGGAATCTGAGCCGCTTGTATATAGTCAGACTGAACAACAATCTCTTATACGGTTCACTGCCCGAATCAATCAGCTCTATCCAACCGCTCTATCTGCTGGACGTCTCGTATAACGGGCTTGTGGGTAGCATTCCTTCATCTTACGGGAACCTTTCGTCTCTTATTTGGCTGTACTTGAATAACAACAAGCTGACCTACACAATTCCTTCCTCGCTCGGTCGTCCGAGAAAACTGGCGAGGCTGGAATTGGAGGATAACCAGCTGACGGGCTACATCCCGGCATCCCTGGGCAACCTTTCAATGTTGAGTTATCTGGATCTTTCCAGAAACTTTCTGGAAGGCCCTATCCCGGCCTCTTTTTCTCTCTTGACCTATCTGTTTACTTTCAAGGTCTCCGGAAACAGGCTCACGAACCCACCTCCATCTCTGCCTTCACTTCCTCCCTTCTTGGACTTGTCTTCCAATGAATTCAAGCTTGGTAATTCTATTCCCACCTGGATCTCAAATTCGAGCTACGGGGTCGAGATCAGTTTGGCTGGGTGTGGGATAGACATGCGGCTCGAGGACTGGACGGCCACCCCGTTCTTCATTTTGCTCGATCTCTCTGCCAACAATATCAGAGGCCGTGCAGTCGAGTTTTCCGAGGCCACGACGTTCTTGCGCCACGCCAATTTGTCAAACAATCAGCTCAGCTATGACTTCTCCAGTGGAGTCAATTTCTCCCGCTGGTTGCAGACGCTTGATCTCCATTCCAATAAGCTGTATGGAAGCATTCCTGCTTCTATTGCCAGGTTGACTGATTTGAAGACTTTGGATCGGTCAAAGAATGGGCTTAGTGGAAAAATTCCCGGGGAGATGTTAAATCTAAGGAATCTGAGCCAGCTGAACGTGAGCTATAATAACCTGTGTGGAGAAATTCCTCAAGGGAAGCCGCTGAACGAGTTCCCCGTGTCTTCGTATTCACAGAATAAGTGTCTTTGTGGATTGCCTCTTGGGCCTTGTTAG